The following is a genomic window from bacterium.
TTCGGGCCTTCCTCGCGGAGGCCGCTCGCGGACTCGCGGAGCGCGAGTTCCGTGAGTGCTGGCACGTGGTCGACGACGATCGCGTCGTCCTGTACTGGCACTGCGTCCGGCCGGGAGAGACCACCGAGTCCGGGCGTCCGCGCTACCACGGGATGTCGTCGCTGCGCTACGCCGGAGAGGGGCTGTGGGCCGAGCAGATGGACATCTACGACCAGGCCGAAGCACGCGGCTCGCGCGAAGCCGCGCGCCTGGACTGAGCGTCACCGCGGGCTTCGCGGCGAAGGCCGGCGCGGAATCGGTCCGGCGGCCCGACTCAGCCCCGGTCGATCGTCGTCGGCGTCAGACCGCGTTCTCGCAGGACGAATTTCTGGATTCGACCGACCGGATTCCGGGGGATCGCCTCCATGAACTCGAGATAGCGGGGACGGGCGAATCGCGGGAGCACCTCGTCGAAATGCGCGAAGAGCGCCTCGGCGCTCAGCGCGGATCCCGAGACGGGGACGACGACCGCCTTGACGTCATCCTCCCCCAGATCGCTCGGCACGGCGTGGACGGCCACGTCCTCTACGTCCGGATGGAGGTGGATCGCCGCTTCGATCTCCATGGAGGAGATGTTCTCCCCACGACGGCGAATCGCGTCCTTCTTTCGATCGACGAAGTAGAAGTATCCGTCGACGTCGAGCTTTCCGATGTCCCCGGTATGAAACCACTCGTCGCGCTCGGCGCGGAGGGGGCCTGCGCCGCCACCCTTCAGGTAGCCCTCGAACATCGCGTGTGGCGTACGCGCGCGGATGAGGATCTCCCCGGGCTCGCCTCGCGGGACGTCTGCCCCGTGGTCGTCGACGAGCCGGATCTCGAGGTCCTCGTTGATCGGGCGGCCGGCGGAGCCGTCGGGAAACTTCTCGCCGAGCCGGGCGACCGCGACCGGAAACGCCTCGGTCAGGCCGTACATCG
Proteins encoded in this region:
- a CDS encoding nuclear transport factor 2 family protein, coding for MNVDTGRRREILEAYSRHAEARRSFEWRALADLFAVDARYFDPIFGWQEGREQIRAFLAEAARGLAEREFRECWHVVDDDRVVLYWHCVRPGETTESGRPRYHGMSSLRYAGEGLWAEQMDIYDQAEARGSREAARLD